From the Nematostella vectensis chromosome 7, jaNemVect1.1, whole genome shotgun sequence genome, the window GTGCAGGGTACTTGAATatcataaaaaagaaatacatagcAGTGGTTCAGGTCCAGCTattaatcaagaaaaaagtTACAAAGTTATTTTGCAAgacaaataatgaaaaaaaaaacatgaatttGAAGTAAGTTTAGTCTCTCCTGTGTTTTCaatatgaaaaacaaaattgctGTAATGTTGAAGATCAACGTCCTCTTTGCAGCAAGAAAGTCAATTCTTTCTTCTGCACCAATTTTTGTGTGTGTCAAGAGCAAAGAGCATAGACTCGAAGCATTCGCCGCTGTGTCAAGCGTTTCACTTCTCTTCTAAACGCTCAACACAGCGGCGAATGCTTGGAATCTACAAAGAGCAATGATGCATCCAGTCGCGGGGGCTAGCATGAACTCATGCTTGCTCAAGGCCGACACATTTGTACAATGCTTTGTATATCAGgtcaaatatatatatttttatcccTAGTACGTGCATAATTTGTAATTGCTATTTGTCATAATAGTTTTGTAATTCGATGGATAAAGTCAGCTAGCTTTAATATAAATCTGAATAGATTAATTTATTAAATCCTTTAAATCCTTTCAAAACTCTATAGTTATTAATTCGGTAGCGCTCCTTTCACTCATCCATCCCCAAGGCCAGTTCGTTCccgggtcttctgggtaatctAAGTTACCCGACGCCATATTGGAAATTACCCAGGCGACCCTCTGGGCAAGGTTGCCCCATATGTCAAGGCTTCGCCCGTATTGGCAACACCACACGGACATTTATCGGTAAATCATCTTTAATTAAAGAGAAGTTtacataatttattttgtattcaTCAAAATGTTGGTCAGCTAGTTGATAATTGTTATGGTTTCGTTCCTGTACTCCTTATGAATCTGCTCATCCTATGGGTCGTTGTTTCTTGCTTCGCGCGATGACGTCTTGTCGGCTCACGGTCTGAAATGTAACGAGGTGATTTTATCAGATTGACGGTAATTTTGGTATACACGACTCTGATTCATAAACAAAATTGTGATCGCTCTGAGGTAGCGTCCAGAATGCACACGCGATTGCACACAAATAGGGTTTTCTCGTCGCGCACTTGTGTAATGCTTTGTGTTATTTGGGGAGTTTCGGTTCTCTCGTCGTGCACGAATAACATGTAAAAGTACTCACAAAAGCGGACAGTTGACGTTGGCTGCCACCTGGCCAGGGATATTACCCCGTGGTGCAAAGCGCGCAACCACGTAATCCCCGGATATAGCTATCCCGACATCCTTTGTGTTCTTCCACATCAGCTGGACGAAGTCTGCGATGCTGTAGTCTCCATGGTAAGGAGGCCTGGAACAATAGCCGCGCTTGGCGTACTTGTCAATTTGGAAATACCTGAAGAGATACGAGGGCAGCCATCAGGGAGAGAAGCCATATTGAGTGTGATTATACTTAGTGAAAAAAAGACAGAGGGGAGATATGAAGGTTGCTATTCCTATACGCGGATAGATTGAATGCAGATGCCATTTGCGTTGAGGACACTGGCGATGGGCTAAAGAAAAAGTATTGCAATGACCAAAGTGTGATTCAATTGATACACTCATCATATTGCTTAAAAGGTGACTGTTGAGCCGACGGAGCCGGCCCTGTATCCACCACTGTGGTAGTGGAACAGAACTATAATAGAGACCCTATATCCTCTGGCGCCATCAAATTGGTTGCTAGGAAGTGTGGAGATGTACTTAGGTTCCAATGAACCGTGATGTTCTGCACTTAAGGAGAGAAGGAGCAAGAAAGAGTGATAAATAGTTTATCATTCCAACCCTTTACCAGCTATCCACAGCCGCGACACAAAGATATTTACGACTCTTGCTTGTGTTGAAATACCGACTTTCCCccatgtttttgttgttgggaTCAGCGAACAATTTGCGAGTTGCGTGCAAGTGTTGCACCCATGTCTCGGCGGCTTGTTGCAGACCCAGGTCCCACTTGAGGGGAGGCATTCCATGAATGGAACGGTACGCATTAACGCGCTTGAGGCAGTCGTCAGCGAACGgaactgtcaatcaatcaaaattTGGTTGGGTTCCgtctaatgcctagtgcacactagcgacatatcgacataaagacatgggcgcgcgcacttttatcttcgacataacgatataagataaaaaaaacatgttttttcttttatgtcattatgtccatgtcgttatgtcgggctagttagtgcgcgcgcccatgtcgttatgttgcttgtttgcactaggcattagacAAAATGTCAATTAAACGAACGCATATCTTTCCGTTAACCCATCTAAGGAGTTATTTTGTTGAGGATGCAAATTCTAAATGAAAGACAGGTAGGAACGTAAGTGCGCGAACGGTCTGCCAAAATAATGTACTGATattttatcttctttttaACAGCTTAATAAAGCATTGGTGCTCTTACATATATTTGACGCTCTTATTCATTCCAATTGCGGCTACCCTGAGTGAGCGTGCCAGTTGGTCATAATAGTGTACCTTCAGTCGGCTTTGGAGTGGTCACTTTGGGAAGGGTGGTTGTTTCTGGAGGGGTGGCCGTTTCTGGAGGACTGGTTGTCTCGGGTAGATTGGTTGTTTCGGGAAGACTGGTTGTTTCGGGTAAATTGGTTGTTTCGGGAAGACTGGTTGTCTCGGGAAGACTGGTTGTTTCGGGAAGACTGGTTGTCTCGGGAAGACCGGTTGTTTCGGGAAGACTGGTTGTCTTGGGAAGACTGGTTGTTTCGGGAAGTTTCGTCGGGGCTGGAGCTGAAGGATCTGtgacacacaaaaaaaaacaatataggCATGGTCTTTTATCATAATACAGAAGAATGGATCAGTTCACCTCCTTAGACGCTCGCAGAAACATAAGAATACTCACTGCAGTACCGGCATGTAGAAGGGCAAAATGTCTTCATTTGAAACCGCACCTTGGGGTCGAGAGAGTCGCACATTTTATGTTGAACGTACACGGCACACTTCAAGTTATCCTTGCACTCTGCCAACATCAACACGACAGCAACGGGTTATCTTTTTACAATGTCAACAGAAACATCAAAAGCAATAACAACTGGTAATAACAACTATAGCGAGGAGCTTTACAcgaaataacaacaataccaGCAGCAAGGGCAAATAGCAACGTCAACAACATCGATACACACTGTCGCGTTATGGCTAAATTCAGCACAGAAAGCGCAAAATAAATGCGCCTACGATGTCATGATCACGATAAAGAACTAATAGAATCGAGCTGTTATTACATAACTCTTACCTTCAGGCTTTGGCTGTTTGCCTgttcaacaaaaaaaagtgttttaacATATATCACATATATCGATGCATAGGTTAAGAAGATGAATGGCACCACGTGTCAGCGTATAGGACcgcaggtagcccaggcaatggttttgcAGCTTGATCGTAGCTTGGAATCGTGTTCTTAGTAGAGGTAACACGAGTGGATTGAAGAAGcgatttttttgtgaaattttgccaataaaattgccttaaaacttaggACATGTCTTGCTGTCAAATGTATGTCTAATAACGATTTGGGGGTGGTTTTCTTCGCGAAATATATACAGCTTCACTCACCCTTACTAGGACATGTTTAAAGCATGTTCTaggttttaaggcaatttatTGCCAACATTTCACCAAAAAATCGCTacttcaatccactcgttttacctACTAAGAACACGATTCCAAGCTgcaaaaccattgcctgggctacctgtggtaggAGCAGCCGTCAGCTAAAGCGGGCTCGATTCCCGGTCGTGACATGGGCAGAATCTTCTTGTTTTTCGACCCTGAATTTGACTGAACGTGCTTACTAGAAGCTTCTGTTCCCAAATCCCAACATCAATATTCTTATAAGTACTAGAGTTTTAAATGTAAAGCGCCAAGAAACTATATATTGGGCGCAAACACTTAAGTTTTTTCTACATTTCTATGCCTGTAAATGGACACGAGAGGTATTTATATTGCGGTCTGCGGTTCTTGCAAACGTCATACTCGGTCTCATTAACCATTTTCATGTACACGTGCATAACCCTATGCGACCGTGATAGTTTCATGTCAGCGGTACTTACACAGATCACATGTGACCTCGCAGACCATGCGCATGTGCGCGACCTGTTCTTTGGTGCCCGTACAGAATCCCTTGCTCTTCAGGTCGTCACAGTCGCCTTCCATGTCCTGGCAGTAAGGCTTTTCTGGTGGTGGGAGGAATCAACAATACGATGATAATTCATATTTGGAATGATGAAATAATGGCATAAAGTGGTAGCAGTGGTTATGATGtaagtgataatgatgacgatagtaGTTAGTAGTCATGTAATGATGTtattaattatgatgatggtagtagtagatGACGACATtagcaatgatgatgatggggagTAGTATTCATGATGGTGTCGGTAGTaaatatgatgatggtgttggtagtaaatatgatgatggtgttggtagtagttatgatggtgttgatagtagtgatgatgatggtgttggtagtagtgatgatgatggtgttgatagtagtgatgatgatggtgttgatagtagtgatgatgatggtgttgatagtagtgatgatgatggtgttggttgTAGTGATAATGATTGTGTTGGTAGTACTATTGATAAGaatgtgatgatgattatggtagtagtgatgaagatgatgttgatagtaagtgataatgatggtggtgtatTTGTAATGTTGctggtggttgtgatgataatgttggtGGTAgcggtagtgatgatgatgatgatgatgatgatgatgatgatgatgatgatgatatgaggttgctaatggtgatgattgtaGTGTGGATGGTAGTGtattggtggtggtgttgatgatggtattgatggTGGCTTTTATCATGATGATAATATATTGGTTTTGTTCGTGGTGGTGTGATGTTAATGATGACCTGATGACAGTGTGATGTTGGTAGTGTTGGTATAATGCGAATATAGAGATTGTTGTATGCCCTGTTTAGTTTCGATGATGGAAACATGACCTACCCTTTGGAGGAGCTGGTGGCTTCACTGgcactaaaaaaaaacccaaaatACATTAATTAGCAGATTACTATCACAAAACTGTAGGAGAGTCTTGAAGAATGAATGATGTTTTAGCCCAGAGAAAAAACGTAATTAGTAGACATATCATTGGATCAATATCAGCCGATGAGGCAGCATGGTTCTGTGAAATACCGTGACTTCGATATACACTAAGGCCGTTCACTTACTCCGAACAGATAAGAATAGCCGACATCACAGAAGCCCACTTCTCGTATCGCCTGGCTTTTATACTTTGTCATTTACTGGAATTGGTGATTTTAAGTACAACAACAATTTAGTTCTGAAGAAGTGAGCAAAAACTCAAGTCGAAAGAAGGGGATGAAACAAATACCGAGCTAGCGAACACGGAAATCATTAGCTTGTTTACCCCAATGATGTTATGCGTACATTCGAGTGATACACGTGTACCCGAATTCCACGGAGACATGGAATCTCAAGATACCCACGGTATCCCTAAAGACCCCAATATCTTTCAACTTccatctcagcgagctgtgcttggcgtaaccgactaagacaggcctgggatcctggttattgcctccccataaatgcgcgggtacctcaggtttCTTTGTGTTATACAGTTCGccagatagcggtgctggggccgaaatctccagcctagccgtaaagctttactgccatacggtgattcagcgcatatctggaagtatggtctatttttctcttttttactTCCTTGGCGCGGGTTCGAGCCGCGGCATAACCAACATtccatttgtattttttacatctttttttaaaatttcttttatttctttatcctATATTCTGCGATCCTTAGATATGCttgaccccctcccctttcaaGCTCCCCTTTCCCCATCCGTTCTCTTCTTCTCAACCCGATTTCCTCTCCTCAGGCCCCCTCTTACCACAGAATCCACAGGACTTCTCGCAGTATTTAATCAGGAAGCTCTTGTACTTGTCACAGTACCCTTCGCGTTTTGAGTAGACTTCGCACCAGGACTTACTCTTCTTGTCCACACATTCTAAACAATAATGAACGGTGAATGAGAGACAAGCCCCAAATCTCATAACCATCCAATATTAGTCATATGATACATCACATGACTACCCCACCGCCACGGAGATCATATCAACAGATGTTTATTACCCTTGGGCGGCGCTGGCGCCTTTGTCGGGGCTGTGGTTGTCTTGGTAACTGGCGGCTCTGTCGGGGCTGTGGTTGTCTTGGTAACTGGCGGCTCTGTTGGGGCGGAAGTGGTCGATTCTGGTAGATTCAACAGACGAATTGCGATCGTCGTTAGATTGCCATATACTTAGTTATTTATCTTATTAAATCAAAAGCGGACGAACCTTGGATTGGAGGGTGCGGGGCTTTTCctggaaaaaagaaagaaaagtaaaattaAAAACCATAATGGTATCTATTGTTTGAACATTCAGGCTTTTTGGTGTTAACAGACGAATTTCCTTTTACATTTAAACTTTGTCTAAAATCGAATTGGAGCGCATCACCTTTGCCTTTATCTACTAGTAAATTACAAATTTAttatcctgttttttttttctaaaaagctATAGTAATTTTCCACCGTTTAGCAGAAAAGCTCTGTGGACGCAATTTACAATCCCCTTCCTGAACTCATCGCTAAAACTCTTGAACATCAATTCGGAAGACTTCAAAGTCAAAGGGAGAGAAAGATGGTTGAATCATTATCCAGATCATTCCCAGTCCTACGCACCACAGAATCCACAGGACTTCCGGCAGTAGATGTTCATGTAGGTCTTGTGCCGTCGACAGTAGCCGTCAATAATGACTTTCGCAGCGCAAACCTCCTTACTCAGCTTATCAGCGCACACTAGGGAAAAAATGAACGCTTATCAGCGCATACTAGGGATAATTGATGCTTTTTTGTTCATGTTGTTATGCTAATATGATATTGTTGTCGCTAATAGTAACactattgttgttgttctcgTCGTTGTTACtgtcatcgtcgtcgtcgttgctATTGTCGTTTTCGtcgttgttattgttgttttcgtcgttgctgttgttgttttcgtcGTTGTTACtgtcatcgtcgtcgtcgttgctATTGTTGTTTTCGTCGTTGTTATTGCTGTTTTCGtcgttgctgttgttgttctcGTCATTGTTACtgtcatcgtcgtcgtcgttgctattgttgttttcgtcgttgttattgttgttttcgtcgttgctgttgttgttttcgtcTTTGTTACCTGTCATCAGGAGCTACAGAGAAGGTTTATAAAAACACGCGGAAACAATCGAACATCGAGAAAAATACGTGTGTTCGTCTGTCTTACCTTGTGGTGTGGGTTCTGAGGTAGTCGGAGGTACTTCGGGAGCTGAGAGTTCAGAAACAGAAGCAGAGTGTTAAAGAGACCCAATCAGTCacactttgttattgttttaattcAATATTATGGAAGACAAATCATGtgaaaaatctcgaaataaccatagAAACACAAAATTCGGAATAAATATTCCAACCAATCACTCgcgagatattcaaacagttTTAAATTTAGTTAAAACTTAAAACATGTCTCAACAAGTCTCAGTGTCTGAATTCTCGCGACTGATGACTCGTCAGAAGACgaataaacattccacacatattttaAGTGTTCACGATTTTACTGATTCTAATGAAACTAATTTGTATAAATTTGAGAAAGCGTTATCGTTTCGCGGATGCTCTTACTGCAGAATCCGCAGGACAACTCGCAGTACTGCGTCATATATTCCTTGTTCTGTTGGCAGTAACCGCTGATCTTTGCGTAGTGCTGGCACATGGCAGACTCGGCAATGTCCTTACATTCTAAAAGGGCACGTTAATAACACGTAAGGTCATGATGACAACATCGATTAGTGTATATGGATTATCGTATATGGGTaatggaatatttttttatatggaTTATTGTATATGGGTTATTGTATATGGATAAATGGATTACTGTTGGATATAGAAGATGACAATGTTCCCattgtggtgatgattatgatggtggtagtgatttTTGTAGTGATGATTGGGGTGGCAgattatgatgacaatgatgaatatgtttgatgattatgatgatgacgatgagacgtagataatgataatgctaatattgatgattatgatgattattttgTATGAGGGTCGTGATGATGACGTGAAAcgttgctgctgctgatgCCAATGATGATAATTACGATTACGATTattgacgatgatgataaagatgagaCGTGTATGATGCCGATGATGATGGAGTGACTGACGATTATTCTAATGACAATGATGAGTGCTGATAATGATTTCTTGTGCTGTTGGGGATTTCATACCTTTTACCGGGGCAGGTGGCTTGGGTTGCTCTGTTGAAggtaaatatttaaaaaatattgagaCCCATCAGCATACGCCCACATCATCTAGAATCCCTTGTTGTGGAAATATCaatgattttaattttaaactaGACTAGACCCAGCTCACTCCCTACCACAGAATCCACAGGCCTTCTTGCAGTTCTTCGTCATAAAGGTTTTCCAAGTTTGGCAGTAACCCGGGTAGCTGGCGTACTTTTCGCAAACCGCGCTGCCATACTTGTCAACGCAATCTTGAAAAGGGACAAAGAATGTGTCATTATATTCATTATATGTGTCATTATATGAAATATTTCTAGACATAACTGTTCATGTTTGAGGTGGATCTTTGACGATTGGCAATCCTGTTCTTTAGTAGCCCAATTAAGCACCAGTGTAGAACGACTTATTAAGTTTAGCAAGGCTCACACCATTCGCGATATCTGTTTTGAGTTGGTGCAATAAAAGCTCCACGTCAGCAAGGTCAACTtttactcccccccccccccccccccccccacacacacacacacccacacAAACACCAGTTTGTAGATTACATATTGGTAACGTACCGTCCCGTTTGACTGTTGCATCCTGGGAAAGGATCTCGTCATCAATGTATGCTCCTGTGTAAAGAATGTTTCATTGAATATTttagcaaaagaaaaaaaaacgcgagCTAACCGTAAGATTTTTCTGTTTTCGTCGTCGTATCGTAATTCGCCTTTGCAACCTAAAAACTATTATTCGTTTCAATCTATCTTATCGTATAGAATTTTCTATCCGTATTCTACTTCTGATTCAAGAAAGTATTAAGATACCTCTAACTCCCTTGAGCTATTAAAAAACCTATAACGTACCAAGTGATGTAGAAACAGCAAACACAACAGCCAAAATAACACGAAATTTCCCCATTCCTTGCATGACTCTTAGCCCTAGCAGAACAAACCGTTGAATAACTGACGCCTAGCTCGCGTATGACTTTTGAGTCTGTTACACACGAGAGCCCAACCAGGACAGCgtcaatttgaaaaaaaaaaaccggtAAACCACtccttgttattgttgacaattaaaaatatagtggtttatttgcaagaattttcaaaaatatacAACCACTCGCGATAATTAGTCTAATACCTTACTGAGAAATTTGGTTAAAGTTATTTGCTTGAATTGGCCGATGGAAATAGATGCCATTATAAACTCGGTATTGAGGGAGTGTAAAATGtctgcgtgattggccttctttaagtgTGGTTCGCACGAGAGCTCATCCAAAACGGCGTCAGGTTGAGGGACGCATGTAAAACAGACACCACGACTGCTGTTAGAATGCGCAACTTGGAAACAAAATTACGAATGCTGTATTGTATGAACGAAGACTGTGATGGATTTAACATTTTACGTAGAATATCATTTGTTTAAACAAAGAGATGAAGAAGTTAAACACCAATACTAAATCCGTTGCAGCATTTAAGTGGTTGGTTTTGATTTAAGTCAAGTGGGCGTGTAAAATGTGCGCGAAAACATGTAAACATTACCGCAAAAACTCCACAAGTTTTAACATGATGAAAGTTAAATGTTTTTTAGAGTGATACTCTGTTTTCTAAATAGCCCTGGGAAAAGAATAACAAAACATACAAATATAAAAAGATTGTTTAGCGATAACCTATTGATATGTCTACAGAGACGCTGTTTATGTGAATAAATCCCATGACCCTTCCGCTTGGCTAGCGAGAATTCAAATATTACCGTTACGAAATACCACAAAACAACAGATAATTTGAATACAAACCATACGGCAAACAAAGTAAAAACGTAATTAAAAATATGCTGCAACCTAAATGTAGGATATTTCACAAGAAAAAGATATCCCTGCAAAGTACACAGCACAAGCCTTCTTCTTGAACACTGTCTAGAACACTTGCTTGTCCTTTTTAAACCTTCTCTACGATCGAGTCTATCTATATTAACCATGAACGCATTGGTAAAACCTAGCTACCTTGCTTTCCCATTATACCTCTATCCtgttttatgtttgtttttgtcccttcttttctttgttgttGGCAGTAGAAGTAAAGTCACGTCTCATTCGGGACTCAGCATTACGGCATGGGCCTCACGGCGGCCATGGTAACCGACTGACGCGCGCGAGATGACAGGCACAcacttaaacatgacactttACGTGCCACATGAGAGATTGACCAAAAACGATCAAAACTGTAGCAAACACGACAAAATTTAATAGTTGTTTCAAATTGTTAGTGCTGCCCCATACAATGCGTGACCAAAAGATTAGCACCTACCATTATAAAGTTGTAATACTATgtccgttgtattttcaaatggAAATAAAGGGTGGCTGGGCAACATTCTTTAAAAAGAACTTCAGTAGTTTAGGCGTTCTATTACACCTGGCTAGATGGCTAACCCCGAACCAACAGAAAAGAACATCCTCAAGATAATTGATAATTGATTATTACAATTATCATTCTTATATGTTTTTATAGTAGGAAACAAACAATTGAGTTCAGTAGCGACCGTAATAGGCTAGTATCTATGGCCAATATTGCTGAATAGAAAAACGCACTGCAAAATTGCTCCAAACTTACCGTGCGCAATGCAAGGCACAAGGAAGAAAGGAATTAGAATAAACTCCATTGGTTGGGCAGACAGGTAGATGGTCGGTAGATGCTCGGCGAATTTGATTCAGTACTCGTTCGAGGTCGGCAAAGTGTACGGGCTGGTTCATATGGAAGGGTTTTATATAGAGGCACGGATCAATGAGCGATTCATATTTGCAAGTCAAACACGAGCAAACAAACATGGGACAGTACGTGTCAAAATGAGTTTACTTAAAACATAGATATCTCTTGTTCTATGATAGAACTTTGGTATCCTAAAACAGAAATTGTTAAAGGCTATGCAATCAAATCTTGAATTTAGTGCTGTTGTGAAATAGCTTATATATAATTAATCAAATTTATAACATACTatatgaaaacagaaactttgACTAAAACTTTGAAAAATCGCCATATGTGCTTTAACTACGGTAGCCATGTTCAAAGAAAATGTGACAATCAAATTGATACCATCAGCCTGGGAACACTGCAGAACGGTCTAGTTCGGCGGTCAAAGGAAGTCCATGctctatctcaaagatcccgaAATACTTTCTAGTAACTTGTTGCTACGGTGACGGAGTTTGTGGCTGGGTATGGT encodes:
- the LOC5509690 gene encoding uncharacterized protein LOC5509690 isoform X2, whose protein sequence is MEFILIPFFLVPCIAHGAYIDDEILSQDATVKRDDCVDKYGSAVCEKYASYPGYCQTWKTFMTKNCKKACGFCEQPKPPAPVKECKDIAESAMCQHYAKISGYCQQNKEYMTQYCELSCGFCTPEVPPTTSEPTPQVCADKLSKEVCAAKVIIDGYCRRHKTYMNIYCRKSCGFCGKAPHPPIQESTTSAPTEPPVTKTTTAPTEPPVTKTTTAPTKAPAPPKECVDKKSKSWCEVYSKREGYCDKYKSFLIKYCEKSCGFCVPVKPPAPPKEKPYCQDMEGDCDDLKSKGFCTGTKEQVAHMRMVCEVTCDLCKQPKPEECKDNLKCAVYVQHKMCDSLDPKVRFQMKTFCPSTCRYCNPSAPAPTKLPETTSLPKTTSLPETTGLPETTSLPETTSLPETTSLPETTNLPETTSLPETTNLPETTSPPETATPPETTTLPKVTTPKPTEVPFADDCLKRVNAYRSIHGMPPLKWDLGLQQAAETWVQHLHATRKLFADPNNKNMGESRYFNTSKSRKYLCVAAVDSWYFQIDKYAKRGYCSRPPYHGDYSIADFVQLMWKNTKDVGIAISGDYVVARFAPRGNIPGQVAANVNCPLLP
- the LOC5509690 gene encoding proteoglycan 4 isoform X4, with amino-acid sequence MQGMGKFRVILAVVFAVSTSLGAYIDDEILSQDATVKRDDCVDKYGSAVCEKYASYPGYCQTWKTFMTKNCKKACGFCGKAPHPPIQESTTSAPTEPPVTKTTTAPTEPPVTKTTTAPTKAPAPPKECVDKKSKSWCEVYSKREGYCDKYKSFLIKYCEKSCGFCVPVKPPAPPKEKPYCQDMEGDCDDLKSKGFCTGTKEQVAHMRMVCEVTCDLCKQPKPEECKDNLKCAVYVQHKMCDSLDPKVRFQMKTFCPSTCRYCNPSAPAPTKLPETTSLPKTTSLPETTGLPETTSLPETTSLPETTSLPETTNLPETTSLPETTNLPETTSPPETATPPETTTLPKVTTPKPTEVPFADDCLKRVNAYRSIHGMPPLKWDLGLQQAAETWVQHLHATRKLFADPNNKNMGESRYFNTSKSRKYLCVAAVDSWYFQIDKYAKRGYCSRPPYHGDYSIADFVQLMWKNTKDVGIAISGDYVVARFAPRGNIPGQVAANVNCPLLP
- the LOC5509690 gene encoding uncharacterized protein LOC5509690 isoform X1; amino-acid sequence: MQGMGKFRVILAVVFAVSTSLGAYIDDEILSQDATVKRDDCVDKYGSAVCEKYASYPGYCQTWKTFMTKNCKKACGFCEQPKPPAPVKECKDIAESAMCQHYAKISGYCQQNKEYMTQYCELSCGFCTPEVPPTTSEPTPQVCADKLSKEVCAAKVIIDGYCRRHKTYMNIYCRKSCGFCGKAPHPPIQESTTSAPTEPPVTKTTTAPTEPPVTKTTTAPTKAPAPPKECVDKKSKSWCEVYSKREGYCDKYKSFLIKYCEKSCGFCVPVKPPAPPKEKPYCQDMEGDCDDLKSKGFCTGTKEQVAHMRMVCEVTCDLCKQPKPEECKDNLKCAVYVQHKMCDSLDPKVRFQMKTFCPSTCRYCNPSAPAPTKLPETTSLPKTTSLPETTGLPETTSLPETTSLPETTSLPETTNLPETTSLPETTNLPETTSPPETATPPETTTLPKVTTPKPTEVPFADDCLKRVNAYRSIHGMPPLKWDLGLQQAAETWVQHLHATRKLFADPNNKNMGESRYFNTSKSRKYLCVAAVDSWYFQIDKYAKRGYCSRPPYHGDYSIADFVQLMWKNTKDVGIAISGDYVVARFAPRGNIPGQVAANVNCPLLP
- the LOC5509690 gene encoding uncharacterized protein LOC5509690 isoform X3, whose protein sequence is MQGMGKFRVILAVVFAVSTSLGAYIDDEILSQDATVKRDDCVDKYGSAVCEKYASYPGYCQTWKTFMTKNCKKACGFCEQPKPPAPVKECKDIAESAMCQHYAKISGYCQQNKEYMTQYCELSCGFCTPEVPPTTSEPTPQVCADKLSKEVCAAKVIIDGYCRRHKTYMNIYCRKSCGFCVPVKPPAPPKEKPYCQDMEGDCDDLKSKGFCTGTKEQVAHMRMVCEVTCDLCKQPKPEECKDNLKCAVYVQHKMCDSLDPKVRFQMKTFCPSTCRYCNPSAPAPTKLPETTSLPKTTSLPETTGLPETTSLPETTSLPETTSLPETTNLPETTSLPETTNLPETTSPPETATPPETTTLPKVTTPKPTEVPFADDCLKRVNAYRSIHGMPPLKWDLGLQQAAETWVQHLHATRKLFADPNNKNMGESRYFNTSKSRKYLCVAAVDSWYFQIDKYAKRGYCSRPPYHGDYSIADFVQLMWKNTKDVGIAISGDYVVARFAPRGNIPGQVAANVNCPLLP
- the LOC5509690 gene encoding integumentary mucin C.1 isoform X5, which codes for MQGMGKFRVILAVVFAVSTSLGAYIDDEILSQDATVKRDDCVDKYGSAVCEKYASYPGYCQTWKTFMTKNCKKACGFCEQPKPPAPVKECKDIAESAMCQHYAKISGYCQQNKEYMTQYCELSCGFCTPEVPPTTSEPTPQVCADKLSKEVCAAKVIIDGYCRRHKTYMNIYCRKSCGFCGKAPHPPIQESTTSAPTEPPVTKTTTAPTEPPVTKTTTAPTKAPAPPKECVDKKSKSWCEVYSKREGYCDKYKSFLIKYCEKSCGFCVPVKPPAPPKEKPYCQDMEGDCDDLKSKGFCTGTKEQVAHMRMVCEVTCDLCKQPKPEECKDNLKCAVYVQHKMCDSLDPKVRFQMKTFCPSTCRYCNPSAPAPTKLPETTSLPKTTSLPETTGLPETTSLPETTSLPETTSLPETTNLPETTSLPETTNLPETTSPPETATPPETTTLPKVTTPKPTEGISKLTSTPSAAIVPGLLTMETTASQTSSS